One Rhizoctonia solani chromosome 1, complete sequence DNA window includes the following coding sequences:
- a CDS encoding agmatinase yields MFALAQTMPQTWAEKYGPQEDMPFSGPLSFAHLPYTKCLEETSDSHAFDIAILGIPFDSAVTYRPGARFGPYGIRSGSRRISPYVGYTTAWGYSPYDQNITIMDCGDVPVIPFDIPMAMDQIDTAYNTLIRRPVATENNFSANTTRNAAKDGKPHPRIITLGGDHAVILPILRSLYSVYGEIAVVHFDSHLDTWPVQGFYGATNNTVTHGTMFWTAMNEGLIAKGNSIHAGIRCMMTGYRDIQNDQQVGFSMITTDDIEELGTDGIIQVIKRRVAGKPVYISIDIDVIDPALAPATGTPEPGGWTTREVKRILRGLSGMNIMQAQKD; encoded by the exons ATGTTCGCGTTAGCTCAAACGATGCCCCAAACTTGGGCCGAAAAGTATGGACCACAAGAAGATATGCCTTTTTCTGGACCACTTTCGTTTGCACATCTTCCCTATACCAAGTGTCTGGAGGAAACGAGCGATTCACATGCTTTCGATATTGCAATCTTGGGAATACCCTTTGATTCTGCTGTCACGTACCGACCTGGTGCGCGGTTTGGTCCTTATGGAATTCGCTCTGGGTCACGACGGATCAGTCCTTATGTGGGATATACGACAGCTTGGG GCTATAGTCCCTATGATCAGAACATAACTATTATGGATTGCGGAGAC GTTCCTGTCATCCCTTTTGATATACCCATGGCAATGGATCAAATAGACACCGCATATAATACCTTGATACGCCGCCCGGTTGCTACAGAAAACAACTTTAGCGCGAATACGACCAGAAACGCTGCAAAGGACGGGAAGCCTCATCCTCGAATCATTACACTTGGTGGCGACCATGCAGTCATCCTACCAATACTCCGGTCATTGTACTCGGTTTACGGAGAGATCGCTGTTGTTCATTTCGACAGTCACTTAGATACCTGGCCGGTGCAAGGGTTCTACGGAGCTACTAATAACACTGTCACGCACGGAACTATGTTCTGGACTGCTATGAACGAGGGGTTAATTGCCAAGGGTAACAGTATTCATGCAGGAATTCGGTGTATGATGACT GGCTATCGGGATATCCAGAACGACCAACAAGTTGGGTTCTCGATGATCACAACTGATGATATTGAAGAACTGGGAACGGATGGAATCATCCAAGTGATAAAGCGGCGTGTCGCAGGTAAACCTGTGTATATTAGTATTGATATCGACGTTATCGATCCTGCTTTGGCGCCCGCGA CTGGAACACCCGAACCTGG AGGATGGACAACTCGCGAAGTCAAGCGTATTCTGCGAGGACTTTCGGGAATGAACATAATGCAAGCCCAAAAAGATTAA
- a CDS encoding AAA family ATPase, with product MDTSLFTRPFTYLPTRPKQPNPRVDSPLEEHFINITLDDTYDALGARHHRGSKSGPSEEWRKHCSSNREDTDTFLTTMLRDKYPDHSLVVTEDWQVDVLNLEGVAWKPLDGVELQTHVTFIAPTRRNQTGQVARSIRFGGFDVWWKEERFTVFVASWPSGFGLTTQHFILKEGKDETASLGLLMAAGYQSGQIGNSVLVFNNGFWQNDYDLWEEVQKADWKDVILSPDFKQQIQSDVKNFFASEAVYHDLGVPWKRGTIFLGPPGNGKTISIKALMKSSQKPALYVKSFRSWMGEEGSMREVFNRARREAPCLLILEDLDALINDENRSFFLNEIDGLENNDGLYILGTTNHFERLDPGLSDRPSRFDRKYTFALPNRDERVQYAQYWQRKLKDNKDVSFPDSLVEKVADLTSGFSFAYLKEAFVSTLVSMVGAHDVQFEKVLVKQILELKKQIGNSDVMPILGTTYSF from the exons ATGGACACTTCACTGTTTACTCGGCCATTCACTTACCTTCCTACGCGACCAAAGCAACCAAATCCCCGGGTTGACTCTCCTCTGGAGGAGCACTTTATAAACATTACTCTGGACGACACCTACGATGCCTTGGGTGCACGTCATCATCGGGGGAGTAAATCCGGTCCCTCGGAAGAATGGAGAAAACATT GCTCTTCCAATCGAGAGGATACTGACACTTTTCT CACGACTATGCTACGTGACAAGTACCCGGATCATTCGCTTGTCGTAACGGAAGACTGGCAGGTCGATGTCTTGAATTTGGAAGGGgtcgcttggaaaccccttgATGGAGTAGAGCTACAAACTCATGTCACATTCATCGCCCCTACTCGGCGGAACCAGACAGGGCAAGTCGCACGCTCAATTCGATTTGGTGGGTTCGATGTATGGTGGAAGGAAGAGAGGTTTACCGTATTCGTTGCAAGT TGGCCCTCAGGATTCGGACTTACCACCCAACATTTTATTCTCAAGGAGGGCAAAGATGAGACGGCCTCCTTGGGTTTACTAATGGCTGCTGGCTATCAGTCCGGGCAGATCGGAAACTCAGTTCTG GTATTCAATAACGGCTTTTGGCAAAATGATTACGATCTTTGGGAAGAAGTGCAGAAGGCAGACTGGAAGGATG TGATCCTGTCACCCGACTTTAAGCAACAGATTCAGAGCGACGTTAAAAACTTCTTTGCTAGCGAGGCAGTATACCATGACCTTGGTGTGCCTTGGAAGCGCGGGACAATATTTTTAGGTCCACCTG GCAACGGAAAAACCATCTCGATTAAGGCCTTGATGAAATCGTCCCAGAAACCAGCTTTATATGTTAAATCTTTCAGGA GTTGGATGGGAGAGGAGGGTTCCATGCGTGAGGTGTTCAATCGC GCCAGGCGTGAGGCCCCTTGTCTGCTTATTCTTGAAGACCTTG ACGCGCTGATAAATGATGAAAACCGTTCATTCTTCCTTAACGAAATTGATGGTCTCGAGAATAACGATGGTCTCTATATCCTTGGGACCACCAATCACTTTGAGCGTCTCGATCCTGGACTTTCGGACCGTCCCTCCCGTTTCGATCGTAAATA TACATTCGCTCTCCCTAACCGG GATGAACGAGTCCAATATGCGCAATACTGGCAACGTAAGCTCAAGGATAACAAAGACG TCAGCTTCCCAGACTCCTTGGTCGAAAAGGTTGCCGACCTTACTTCTGGATTCTCTTTCGCTTACCTCAAGGAGGCTTTCGTGTCCACTCTGGTATCCATGGTGGGGGCACATGATGTTCAGTTTGAGAAAGTCCTTGTGAAGCAGATTCTGGAACTCAAGAAACAGATCGGGAATAGCGATGTTATGCCTATCCTTGGCACTACGTACTCGTTTTGA
- a CDS encoding MAS20 protein import receptor: MVETRTVVAVSAASAALAITGYLIYFDYKRRNDPGFRKKLRKEKKKAAKNAKDGEATTPAAPGRSQEELKGMLDQINAEPLPTLPAEREKYFMDHVGMGEQMLLRGPAFEVPAALAFYRALRAYPSPVEIIMIFQNTLPAHIFGLVMELASLDVSSSESTLASKPTQAKEPALASASAAVTEPESTSAPTTVPAPPAPERATTPPPAPASVQETESEHDSEVMVDADVDTEVEVEAESEAEGEAKADAMSEAEIVPAAHSEPDTESRPEVGAESGADGSTVTQEMSYAEVAAKAAESEPEPTQAQEAAQESHQEPEATHAPEAVPESETKPESEPAAPRDPASVPLGSDSEDDARSETHSETDSYHQVAASQDDHSDWDSLAASHASLPAQKNE; the protein is encoded by the exons ATGGTCGAGACGAGGACGGTTGTCGCCGTATCGGCAGCATCAGCCGCCCTAGCCATTACGGGGTACTTGATCTATTTTGACTATAAACGTCGGAACGACCCAGGGTTCCGCAAGAAGCTCC GAAAGGAGAAGAAAAAAGCGGCAAAGAATGCTAAAGATGGGGAGGCGACGACTCCGGCCGCACCGGGGCGCTCTCAAGAGGAACTAAAGGGGATGCTTGACCAAATCAACGCTGAGCCCCTGCCCACTCTACCAGCCGAGCGAGAGAAATATTTCATGGACCATGTTGGAATGGGCGAACAAATGCTGCTTCGAG GGCCCGCATTCGAGGTCCCTGCCGCACTTGCCTTCTACCGCGCCCTGCGTGCCTACCCCTCGCCGGTCGAAATTATCATGATATTCCAAAACACGCTACCTGCACATATCTTCGGATTGGTCATGGAGCTGGCTAGTCTCGATGTGAGTTCATCTGAGTCTACGCTTGCATCTAAGCCTACCCAGGCCAAGGAACCTGCACTTGCTTCCGCTTCTGCTGCTGTCACTGAGCCTGAGTCTACGTCTGCACCTACCACTGTACCTGCCCCTCCTGCCCCTGAGCGCGCTACAACCCCTCCTCCTGCCCCTGCCTCTGTCCAAGAGACGGAATCGGAGCACGATTCTGAGGTGATGGTTGACGCAGATGTCGACACTGAGGTCGAAGTCGAAGCGGAATCCGAAGCTGAAGGTGAAGCCAAAGCAGATGCCATGTCTGAGGCCGAGATTGTACCCGCAGCTCACTCAGAGCCTGACACCGAATCTCGGCCAGAGGTTGGTGCGGAGTCTGGAGCTGATGGTTCAACTGTGACCCAAGAGATGTCTTACGCCGAGGTTGCCGCCAAAGCCGCCGAGTCGGAGCCAGAGCCTACGCAGGCACAAGAGGCGGCACAAGAGTCCCACCAGGAGCCTGAAGCAACACATGCGCCCGAGGCGGTTCCAGAGTCGGAAACCAAACCCGAATCTGAGCCTGCCGCTCCGCGGGATCCTGCCTCTGTCCCTCTTGGTTCCGATTCCGAGGATGATGCTCGCTCGGAAACCCATTCCGAGACCGACTCGTACCACCAGGTTGCGGCTTCTCAAGATGACCACTCGGACTGGGACAGTCTTGCTGCATCGCACGCCTCCCTCCCCGCCCAAAAAAATGAATGA
- a CDS encoding MAS20 protein import receptor: MNVKIVNVPVKDKSGQPTESDGKPILRSTLVSNKDIKAGDVLYMEKAVVATLDFDLQNLRTHCTHCLRRIDAPISVPDDPLDATYCSKGCQVASKIQSQNVLFGLDPPLPSNSEEPEKPKTEAELVERRKSQEEFVETLRKTGATRALLVARFIACMVAEQSAKLGAAVSPSSKNSSPADLFGLPEPEGDSNTYSFYDHVERLKYLEITETPIEIEEVNALKKAMKNAMEGLEEFVGDRYPLLKGKMAYNAIGPPVTVRPEDIERTRTPSGTSRQTGSAFYRVSSYLAHSCAPNVAPSFHTGTSDLHLVANENITSGTELTMAYVDVNQGPTETRLEARRRRRQELARGWRFACECSKCLKEVEEGILEEDKKAEGDAAVKEDLELGSEAKLEDAVRRYESGEKPTPEVDVE; the protein is encoded by the exons ATGAACGTCAAGATCGTTAACGTACCCGTGAAAGATAAATCTGGTCAACCTACAGAAAGCGACGGCAAACCTATCCTTCGAAGCACACTGGTATCGAACAAGGATATCAAAGCGGGTGACGTGCTATACATG GAAAAAGCTGTTGTTGCGACACTAGATTTTGATCTTCAG AATCTACGCACTCATTGTACGCACTGTCTTCGACGGATAGATGCCCCTATTTCGGTCCCCGATGATCCGCTGGATGCCACCTACTGCTCCAAAGGATGCCAAGTAGCCTCCAAGATTCAATCCCAAAATGTACTTTTCGGGCTCGACCCTCCTCTTCCTTCAAACTCCGAGGAGCCAGAAAAGCCAAAGACAGAAGCGGAACTAGTTGAGCGCAGGAAATCACAGGAAGAGTTCGTCGAGACGTTACGCAAGACTGGTGCAACGCGGGCACTACTTGTCGCTCGTTTCATTGCATGCATGGTAGCTGAACAAAGCGCCAAGCTTGGTGCTGCAGTTAGCCCTTCGTCCAAGAACTCGTCACCGGCTGATTTGTTCGGCTTGCCTGAGCCTGAAGGAGACTCTAATACCTATTCGTTCTACGATCATGTAGAACGACTCAAGTACCTCGAGATTACCGAAACGCCAATCGAGATCGAAGAAGTGAATGCTTTGAAAAAAGCAATGAAGAATGCTATGGAAGGACTAGAGGAATTTGTTGGGGATAGGTATCCATTGCTGAAAGGAAAAATGGCATATAATGCAATTGGG CCTCCGGTTACCGTACGACCAGAAGATATTGAACGCACTCGTACACCAAGTGGAACGTCTCGGCAAACCGGCTCTGCATTTTATCGGGTTTCCTCATAC CTCGCACATTCATGTGCTCCGAACGTAGCACCTTCTTTCCATACCGGAACTTCCGATTTGCATCTTGTAGCCAATGAGAATATCACATCCGGCACTGAACTCACGATGGCATATGTTGACGTGAACCAAGGCCCAACTGAGACAAGACTCGAAGCCAGAAGGAGGCGAAGGCAAGAGCTTGcaaggggatggcgcttTGCGTGTGAGTGTTCCAAGTGCTTGAAGGAAGTTGAGGAGGGGATTTTGGAAGAAGACAAAAAGGCGGAAGGGGATGCCGCGGTCAAGGAGGACCTAGAATTGGGCTCGGAGGCCAAGCTGGAGGATGCGGTCCGCCGGTATGAATCTGGCGAGAAACCAACTCCGGAAGTCGACGTTGAATGA
- a CDS encoding major facilitator superfamily transporter, translating into MAEPNSRAATMSVPELDAPPAFEIEAGNSLQESFSKDSKNALPGVEQGRIVPETAGVTALPTLIKSDEDLRNVNTGPSDPTLWPKWKKRRVLFVVCAYYFLFTFITTVTVPTFNDLQTYFVISYEQVTYTVAVPALALAVSPFFWTPLAEALGRRTVMILGCLVATLASLGVALETTYKGYMAFRFLQGWGVGPASTVGLQMLEDIYLEHERGQKVGYWCLSIDIGLLFGPLIGGLAALASWNFPNWLTVIIFGVLFLIMLIFLPETASYPIQPPQYSAQPPTSSQQALPTKALPWLNFRTLLTRPKPWDSTLHFLRLFAFPNITITIIFYCWAWYWFILCVITMLPGAYPDYNPQVQGLLFLGFIVGTLISEMLFSGGLSDYLVQRAMQKTNGERVPEKRLLLWFPAALLTTIGLVLFGCTVQLNWHWFIAQIATFLIGTGIQIGNTTTISYVVDVYPQHVMDVTLFYTFHLNLSAFASPFFIVPWIERIGWAWCFGAQGAMVTASCLIFAPFLYMYGRWLRDWKGPIPWGNALGKHEQLKTNQCLI; encoded by the exons ATGGCCGAGCCTAATTCACGAGCAGCCACCATGTCAGTTCCAGAGCTCGATGCTCCTCCAGCGTTTGAGATCGAAGCTGGAAACTCTCTGCAGGAGTCCTTTTCAAAAGATTCGAAAAATGCGCTTCCTGGTGTAGAGCAAGGCCGAATTGTACCAGAAACAGCGGGGGTGACGGCATTGCCCACGTTAATCAAGTCAGACGAAGACCTGCGTAACGTTAACACAGGTCCGTCTGATCCTACA CTGTGGCCAAAATGGAAAAAACGACGAGTCTTGTTCGTCGTCTGCGCCTATTATTTTCTCTTCACTTTCATCACAACTGTCACTG TTCCCACTTTTAACGACCTTCAG ACATATTTTGTTATAAGTTATGAACAGGTGACGTATACGGTGGCGGTCCCTGCTTTGGCCCTCGCAGTTAGCCCATTCTTCTGGACACCGCTGGCGGAGGCACTGGGTAGACGGACGGTCATGATCTTGGGTTGCCTAGTCGCCACTCTCGCGAGCCTTGGTGTTGCTCTCGAGACTACTTATAAAGGATATATGGCGTTTCGTTTCCTGCAAGGATGGGGTGTTGGTCCTGCAAGTACTGTAGGCTTACAGATGCTCG AGGACATATATCTTGAACATGAACGTGGTCAGAAAGTTGGATACTGGTGCTTGTCAATAGATATAG GTTTGCTTTTTGGTCCATTGATTGGTGGATTAGCTGCCCTTGC GTCCTGGAACTTCCCGAATTGGCTCACAGTCATAA TTTTCGGCGTTTTGTTTTTAATAATGTTAATATTTCTCCCCGAGACTGCAAGCTACCCAATTCAGCCCCCGCAATACAGTGCCCAACCACCTACATCATCTCAACAAGCTTTGCCTACTAAAGCGCTCCCTTGGTTGAATTTTCGAACACTCTTGACCCGTCCCAAGCCATGGGATAGCACGCTTCATTTCTTGCGACTGTTTGCGTTCCCGAATATTACCATTACGATAATCTTTTACTGTTGGGCCTG GTACTGG TTTATTCTATGCGTTATTACAATGCTTCCGGGGGCATATCCTGATTATAATCCTCAAGTCCAAGGACTTCTATTTCTTGGGTTTATTGTGGGTACATTGATTTCTGAGATGCTGTTCTCTGGGGGGCTTTCGGACTACCTGGTTCAACGTGCCATGCAAAAGACCAATGGAGAACGTGTTCCGGAAAAAAGACTGTTGCTTTGGTTTCCTGCAGCATTGC TAACTACAATTGGGCTGGTTCTCTTTGGGTGCACTGTGCAACTCAACTGGCATTGGTTTATCGCACAAATTGCAACTTTCCTCATCGGAACGGGTATTCAGATAGGAAATACGACTACGATATCTTACGTGGTCGATGTTTATCCTCAACACGTCATGGACGTGACCTTGTTTTACACCTTTCACCTTAACTTATCGGCGTTTGCTTCGCCCTTCTTCATCGTTCCATG GATCGAACGGATTGGATGGGCATGGTGCTTCGGAGCACAGGGAGCGATGGTTACTGCAAGCTGCTTGATCTTTGCCCCATTCCTTTATATGTACGGAAGGTGGCTACGAGACTGGAAAGGACCAATCCCATGGGGAAATGCGTTGGGAAAACACGAACAGCTTAAAACCAACCAGTGCTTGATTTGA
- a CDS encoding Isoleucyl-tRNA synthetase, with amino-acid sequence MPLRLTTSFGLSMSSPLVLGALPNDVLTIMILCMELRSILALSETCRMFYDIIQNSATIQLYLELAADQVILNTRLRQTRRSIEWLEDLVRIRKGWLNLQMTALPPIKLSCEDNEMLSAVQSGVFAYGASTPGQPDGINRVKIVKLPHFPSMLRQKDSNSPSGVYPGSIVSNGSHISAFRGCPEQDLMILGSLTGNGPCLSVHTISEGAPHPLARSHYLRFQTNRFMGFAIHDPFPIQIHGDLVGTLLCSGRTGPELLQWEILIWNWKTGALVFRKSTTSQSTAFTFLSTSSYILAEQQGTKAYLLVGDIEAESEMPTDTPCFKFELPELSPGWGYGPLYFKNELPSAVPDSCESTQGFMADPRTGVIYLSVGLTGPISSLAGARTAFIPHIGLFISRASILDTISQPQYRSCELVDLHWSRWGEHATRWFDVGETPGLLSPVHGSRVIQLVRRHPAGTSWLQVLDFNPFIAKRYPPLYSDGSRKTTRGKRTRIGNFSTSFERLSSTLSHTRWEASRSNSAFVERFGKEHPTILDIPGAFLHKVVSRLPYRCVTHITPQNPGAEWILDGEYLLRVDEPAEGNGFCMVQPYAIFDRS; translated from the exons ATGCCTTTGCGTCTCACCACATCATTCGGCCTCAGCATGTCTTCACCTCTGGTGCTTGGGGCGCTCCCCAACGATGTTCTAACGATTATGATACTCTGCATGGAACTGCGGTCTATATTGGCTCTCAGCGAG ACATGTCGCATGTTCTATGACATTATTCAGAATTCGGCGACGATTCAGCTTTACCTGGAGCTTGCTGCCGACCAAGTGATACTCAACACGAGGCTCCGCCAAACCCGCCGTTCGATCGAGTGGTTGGAGGATCTTGTCCGGATACGAAAAG GCTGGTTGAATCTCCAAATGACAGCTCTCCCGCCCATAAAACTCTCCTGTGAAGACAACGAGATGCTCTCAGCTGTCCAAAGTGGGGTATTTGCTTATGGTGCTAGCACCCCGGGTCAACCTGATGGAATCAATCGCGTCAAGATTGTAAAGCTGCCACATTTCCCTTCCATGTTACGACAAAAAGACAGTAATTCTCCGTCGGGAGTGTATCCGGGTTCAATTGTATCGAATGGTAGCCATATCTCGGCATTTCGCGGTTGCCCCGAGCAAGACTTGATGATATTGGGATCATTGACTGG CAATGGCCCCTGTTTGTCTGTTCACACGATATCCGAGGGCGCCCCGCACCCCTTGGCCAGAAGTCATTACCTTAGGTTCCAAACAAACAGGTTCATGGGATTCGCCATCCATGACCCATTTCCTATACAAATCCATGGGGATTTGGTTGGGACTCTGCTTTGCTCAGGCCGTACTGGACCCGAGCTGCTTCAATGGGAGATTCTTATTTGGAACTGGAAGACAGGGGCTCTCGTCTTCCGCAAGTCTACGACGTCGCAAAGCACCGCTTTTACCTTCTTGTCAACTTCCTCCTACATCCTGGCGGAGCAACAAGGAACCAAGGCTTACTTGCTGGTTGGCGACATCGAGGCAGAGTCTGAAATGCCTACCGACACCCCATGTTTCAAGTTCGAACTTCCGGAACTCTCCCCGGGCTGGGGATATGGACCTCTTTATTTCAAAAACGAACTTCCCTCTGCGGTGCCAGATTCATGTGAATCAACCCAGGGGTTTATGGCGGACCCTCGTACAGGGGTGATATATCTGTCTGTGGGTCTCACTGGACCAATTAGTAGTCTTGCTGGAGCACGGACTGCCTTTATACCTCACATTGGGCTATTTATTAGTCGTGCGTCGATTCTGGACACTATTTCACAACCACAGTATCGAAGCTGTGAGCTTGTCGACCTTCACTGGAGCCGATGGGGTGAACACGCGACTCGTTGGTTTGATGTGGGCGAGACTCCAGGATTATTGTCTCCTGTCCATGGATCCCGAGTGATTCAGCTTGTTCGACGGCATCCTGCAGGCACATCGTGGCTTCAAGTCTTAGATTTCAATCCTTTCATAGCTAAAAGATACCCACCGTTATACTCAGACGGCTCCCGCAAAACCACGAGAGGGAAGCGGACACGAATAGGCAACTTCAGCACATCGTTCGAGCGATTGAGCAGTACATTGTCTCATACTCGCTGGGAGGCTTCTCGGTCCAACAGTGCCTTCGTTGAACGGTTTGGCAAAGAGCATCCCACGATTCTCGATATCCCTGGAGCCTTTTTGCACAAGGTGGTTTCAAGGTTACCCTACCGGTGCGTTACGCACATCACCCCTCAGAATCCAGGTGCAGAGTGGATTCTTGACGGGGAATACCTGCTTCGCGTAGACGAGCCTGCG GAAGGGAACGGTTTTTGCATGGTACAACCATATGCTATTTTTGATAGAAGTTAG
- a CDS encoding ApbA domain-containing protein yields the protein MTSTIRVLIVGAGAVGCFYASRLHPGSGASTVEVSLVCRSNYRAIAERGVILRTRSFGDYTFTPKHVFASVSDASKHKEPWDYIVVTTKALPDVSDDSEVIQPLVTIRKSAIVLIQNGVGVEEPYRKRFPQNPILSAVTVISAEQIEPGVIVQNRWTRISIGPYTDGIGKDEKPEYNRLFVQLLKNGGVKDAEEYSENDLQMVRWHKIAINASMNPSSVLSNGTGNARMSKDLELRHHLRETMLEVFRAAEAVLGRPIPSHLAPADKILTSTERNTGGKPSMLLDWERGATMELEVILGNPIRLAKAKGVDMPRLQTMYALLKMAQTRRDEKKSKNKAKL from the exons ATGACTTCGACAATCCGTGTACTAATTG TGGGAGCGGGTGCTGTAGG CTGTTTTTACGCATCCCGACTTCATCCTGGTTCTGGGGCTTCCACAGTTGAAGTGTCACTCGTGTGTCGATCCAATTACCGAGCAATAGCAGAACGTGGTGTAATCCTTAGGACGAGGTCATTCGGAGACTACACCTTCACTCCGAAACATGTCTTTGCATCAGTCTCAGATGCATCGAAACACAAGGAGCCTTGGGACTACATAGTAGTCACAACCAAGGCTCTTCCCGACGTATCGGACGATTCAGAAGTCATTCAGCCTCTGGTAACGATACGCAAATCGGCTATTGTTCTCATTCAGAATGGG GTTGGGGTTGAAGAACCATACCGCAAACGGTTCCCACAGAATCCAATTTTGTCCGCTGTTACTGTGATCTCAGCCGAACAGATTGAGCCTGGCGTCATA GTCCAGAACCGCTGGACGCGTATTAGTATAGGTCCTTATACCGACGGAATTGGCAAGGACGAAAAGCCAGAATATAACCGGCTGTTTGTTCAATTACTGAAGAATGGAGGGGTGAAAGATGCCGAAGAATATAGTGAGAATGATCTTCAAATGGTTAGGTGGCACAAGATTGCG ATCAACGCATCAATGAACCCAAGTTCGGTGTTATCCAATGGAACTGGCAATGCGAGGATGTCAAAGGATCTGGAGCTCCGACACCATCTACGCGAGACAATGCTAGAGGTATTCCGTGCTGCTGAAGCTGTTTTGGGGCGCCCTATCCCTTCACATTTGGCACCAGCGGACAAGATTCTTACAAGCACGGAAAGGAACACAGGTGGAAAGCCAAGTATGTTATTAG ACTGGGAACGTGGCGCCACGATGGAACTAGAGGTCATCCTTGGTAACCCAATCCGCCTGGCCAAGGCTAAAGGAGTAGATATGCCCAGGCTGCAGACGATGTATGCGCTTCTCAAGATGGCTCAGACACGAAGGGACGAGAAGAAAAGCAAGAATAAAGCGAAATTGTGA